A genomic segment from Aspergillus puulaauensis MK2 DNA, chromosome 1, nearly complete sequence encodes:
- a CDS encoding Zn(II)2Cys6 transcription factor (COG:K;~EggNog:ENOG410PJPW;~InterPro:IPR036864,IPR007219,IPR001138;~PFAM:PF00172,PF04082;~go_function: GO:0000981 - DNA-binding transcription factor activity, RNA polymerase II-specific [Evidence IEA];~go_function: GO:0003677 - DNA binding [Evidence IEA];~go_function: GO:0008270 - zinc ion binding [Evidence IEA];~go_process: GO:0006351 - transcription, DNA-templated [Evidence IEA];~go_process: GO:0006355 - regulation of transcription, DNA-templated [Evidence IEA]) codes for MPKTSTPRQAVFRVVGYAPGYADVKRSPLLRNSALRSYNSAVSAVKKMEGDRIVRISRACESCRRRKSKCDGADPCRQCRAKRSPCRYRLKARTRVASRTQGLSGPVDRAGSRDADANVDADAAAATTPGEPERNDSTRPGVYHSVAACHDAPQPTDSSQLFYGPSSTFAFLQQIHRGVLPGAKHAQHRGHDVQEAGPGLDAFMQRSIFFGRPLRVDVASHYPLPHHQARALLEHFKASAHKALPFLSHSALDDLLPALDSEVSTMGPSSQKKVVLLAVLAVGALSTPRTDLAEQLFIRAKQEAVIYEDAVTLPMIQFSLLAADYQNNIGRPNSAYLHIGQACRKALAMGLHTTATSGAFNNEELQERRRTVWCLYQLETWTCSAVGRKGVLTRDDILCPFPDNQPLCGIHGGYSAILQQACELIYMGKPRSLREVYSTAEALYAQIRQWAEDNGLLPDSEGNKELLSDDVSKLMLYSGKPFLVAYSSLKSTSPGRPAEELWIRQACRRATDAAQDYIVFVNGIFRVSDACKNRRLNSFFLETSCAVLLYDSLCHSSKHPNNREYIDIAVSCLREIVGEAPAENTALSVGRILQAVERSISPAMPVSAASDGVGLDGAYAGNNPHNSQFLSFDGAAPNTSQDLIFFGDRGVDAIAGASTMAPPNAHELGDGQGLSQLDFDVMTTNLCNLFTMEPMSL; via the exons ATGCCCAAGACGTCTACCCCACGCCAAGCTGTTTTCCGAGTCGTCGGATATGCCCCCGGATATGCGGACGTTAAAAGGAGCCCACTACTCCGCAACTCCGCACTCCGCTCCTACAACTCCGCAGTATCAGCAGTCAAGAAAATGGAAGGAGACAGAATTGTACGGATATCCAGGGCCTGCGAATCTTGCCGCCGGCGCAAGTCCAAGTGCGATGGAGCCGACCCCTGTAGGCAGTGCCGGGCGAAGCGCTCGCCATGCAGGTATCGCTTGAAAGCCCGCACGCGAGTTGCATCCAGGACGCAAGGCCTGTCGGGCCCTGTCGATCGGGCAGGCAGCCGGGATGCGGATGCGAATGTGGATGCggatgcagctgcagctaCAACTCCTGGGGAACCCGAACGAAATGATTCCACTCGTCCAGGGGTCTATCACAGCGTAGCTGCATGCCACGATGCGCCGCAGCCCACGGACAGCTCCCAACTGTTTTACGGCCCGTCATCGACGTTTGCATTTCTGCAGCAGATTCACCGTGGGGTTCTACCCGGCGCCAAACACGCACAGCACCGCGGCCACGATGTACAAGAGGCTGGACCCGGGCTGGATGCCTTCATGCAGCGGTCTATTTTCTTCGGCAGGCCGCTTCGAGTCGATGTGGCATCGCACTACCCCCTACCACACCACCAGGCTCGCGCACTGCTAGAGCACTTCAAAGCGTCCGCTCATAAAGCGTTGCCGTTCCTCTCCCATTCTGCGCTGGATGACCTTCTGCCGGCTTTGGACTCCGAGGTCTCTACTATGGGACCGTCGTCACAGAAGAAGGTTGTGCTCCTAGCAGTGCTGGCAGTTGGTGCACTCAGCACACCTCGGACAGACCTAGCCGAGCAGCTGTTCATCCGCGCGAAGCAGGAAGCCGTCATCTACGAGGATGCCGTGACGCTGCCCATGATCCAGTTCTCACTGCTGGCAGCGGATTACCAGAATAACATCGGCCGGCCCAATTCGGCGTATCTACACATCGGCCAGGCCTGCCGGAAGGCGCTGGCGATGGGCCTACATACCACGGCAACAAGCGGCGCCTTCAATAACGAGGAACTGCAAGAGCGTCGCCGCACGGTTTGGTGCTTATACCAACTTGAAAC ATGGACGTGTTCAGCCGTTGGCAGGAAGGGGGTATTGACTAGAGACGATATCCTCTGTCCGTTCCCTGATAACCAGCCCCTGTGCGGCATTCATGGCGGCTACTCGGCGATCCTGCAGCAGGCCTGTGAGCTCATCTACATGGGGAAGCCCCGGTCGCTGCGTGAAGTATACTCTACGGCCGAGGCGCTCTATGCTCAGATCCGACAGTGGGCTGAAGACAACGGCCTTCTTCCAGACAGCGAGGGCAACAAGGAGCTGCTCTCGGACGATGTATCGAAGTTGATGCTCTACAGTGGCAA aCCCTTCTTAGTCGCGTATTCGTCCCTGAAATCGACATCGCCAGGACGGCCAGCGGAGGAGCTTTGGATTCGACAGGCTTGTCGGCGCGCCACAGACGCCGCGCAGGATTATATTGTCTTTGTAAACGGCATATTCCGCGTCTCGGATGCATGCAAG AACCGAAGACTCAACTCGTTCTTCCTCGAAACGAGCTGTGCTGTGCTCCTCTATGACAGTCTCTGTCACTCATCCAAGCATCCAAACAACAGAGAGTACATCGATATTGCGGTCAGCTGCTTGAGGGAGATAGTTGGCGAAGCACCTGCCGAGAACACTGCCCTATCAGTTGGTCGGATTCTCCAAGCAGTCGAGCGCTCAATATCACCAGCGATGCCAGTGAGCGCAGCGAGCGACGGGGTGGGCCTTGACGGCGCGTACGCAGGAAACAATCCGCATAATTCTCAATTTCTGTCGTTTGACGGAGCGGCCCCGAATACTTCACAGGACTTGATATTTTTCGGCGACAGGGGCGTTGATGCCATTGCCGGGGCGTCTACAATGGCGCCTCCCAATGCACACGAGCTTGGTGACGGACAAGGCTTGTCGCAGCTGGACTTTGACGTGATGACAACAAATCTTTGTAACTTGTTTACTATGGAACCTATGTCTCTATAG
- the ACO1_1 gene encoding aconitate hydratase mitochondrial (COG:C;~EggNog:ENOG410PGE5;~InterPro:IPR001030,IPR018136,IPR006248,IPR036008, IPR015931,IPR015932,IPR015928,IPR000573;~PFAM:PF00694,PF00330;~go_function: GO:0003994 - aconitate hydratase activity [Evidence IEA];~go_function: GO:0051539 - 4 iron, 4 sulfur cluster binding [Evidence IEA];~go_process: GO:0006099 - tricarboxylic acid cycle [Evidence IEA]) encodes MFMSRRSIKLQRCVFSRRGLATAALSRFEPEKRVDFGKFTSKIGTLRERLKRPLTYAEKVLYSHLDDEFDQDIVRGQTQLRLRPIRIACQDATAQMALIQFMSAGMDTAAVPTTVHCDHLIVSRDGEDQDLPRALEAHREVYDFMGSACQKYGMGFWKPGAGIIHQIVLENYAYPAGMMVGTDSHTPNAGGMGMIAIGVGGADAVDVMAGLPFELTAPKVLGVRLHGALSGWASPKDIINKLAGLISVKGGTGSIIEYFGPGTQTLSATGMATVCNMGAETGATTSIFPYASPMSQYLHANRRPDMAAAVDGIAHELQADVGAEYDQVIDIDLSTLEPLINGPFTPDLSTPISKFGSAAEENKWPSLTAGLIGSCTNSSFQDLTRAASVAQQALDAGMEPAMPLLLSPGSLQTRDTLEEAGILQVFEKAGATMLPNACGPCCGSWDRADMKKGTENSIITSYNRNFSGRLDSNPATHIFLASPEVVMAKVFSQDLGFNPASDTLTTPSGEKFQFNPPTGETLPSEGYLDSDRAYVPPPSGDRSELEVDIHSSSQRLQKLAPFSSWSGADFNDCLILIKTKGKCTTDHITPAGPWFRFRGHLENISNNTLIGAVNAETENVNKVHNQITNTDGDVPGTARHYQSQGRQWVVVADHNYGEGSSREHAALQPRYLGGVAIIAKSFARIHEANLKKQGMLAGTFTDEADYDRIRASDLISIVNLGGFAPGRPLTMKVAPTDGREAWEASLKHTFTQEQIEYFKAGSALNLMARRA; translated from the exons ATGTTTATGTCGCGCCGGTCAATTAAACTACAGCGCTGCGTGTTTTCTCGTCGTgggctggcgacggcggcgcTGAGTCGCTTTGAACCAGAGAAGCGTGTGGACTTCGGTAAATTCACATCCAAAATTGGAACTTTGCGTGAGAG GTTAAAGCGCCCATTGACGTACGCAGAAAAAGTCCTGTATAGCCATCTAGATGACGAATTCGACCAGGATATCGTCCGGGGCCAGACGCAGTTACGGCTGCGTCCTATCCGCATTGCCTGCCAAGATGCCACCGCACAGATGGCCTTGATCCAGTTCATGTCTGCTGGTATGGACACAGCTGCAGTACCCACTACCGTGCATTGCGATCACCTGATCGTGAGTCGCGATGGCGAAGACCAAGATCTCCCGCGAGCGCTGGAGGCGCACCGTGAAGTCTATGACTTCATGGGCAGTGCTTGCCAGAAGTACGGAATGGGTTTCTGGAAGCCCGGGGCCGGTATCATCCACCAGATTGTGCTGGAGAACTACGCGTATCCAGCCGGGATGATGGTTGGTACGGATTCTCACACCCCTAACGCGGGTGGAATGGGTATGATTGCtattggtgttggtggtgcagATGCAGTTGATGTTATGGCTGGTTTGCCGTTCGAATTGACCGCGCCTAAAGTGCTTGGTGTACGACTCCATGGTGCATTGTCTGGATGGGCCTCGCCCAAGGATATTATCAACAAGCTTGCGGGCCTCATCTCCGTCAAGGGAGGGACTGGCTCCATTATTGAGTACTTCGGTCCCGGCACACAAACACTATCGGCGACGGGCATGGCTACGGTGTGCAATATGGGAGCTGAGACCGGTGCTACAACTTCGATCTTCCCTTATGCCTCACCAATGAGCCAGTACCTGCATGCCAATAGGCGCCCTGATATGGCCGCTGCTGTGGATGGGATTGCGCACGAGCTCCAAGCTGATGTAGGGGCCGAATATGACCAGGTCATCGACATTGACCTATCAACCCTTGAACCCCTTATCAACGGGCCCTTCACTCCTGACCTGTCTACTCCTATCTCAAAGTTTGGATCAGCTGCGGAGGAAAATAAATGGCCATCCTTGACAGCAGGCCTGATTGGGTCATGCACCAACTCTTCATTCCAGGACTTGACACGGGCAGCTAGTGTTGCTCAACAAGCGCTGGACGCTGGTATGGAACCTGCCATGCCCTTACTCCTGTCCCCAGGTAGTCTGCAAACACGGGATACACTGGAGGAAGCTGGCATCCTGCAAGTCTTTGAAAAGGCCGGGGCTACCATGCTCCCCAATGCTTGTGGACCGTGCTGCGGGTCGTGGGATCGCGCTGATATGAAAAAG GGAACCGAAAACTCGATCATCACCTCGTATAACCGCAACTTCTCTGGACGCTTGGACAGCAACCCAGCTACACACATCTTTCTCGCCTCTCCGGAAGTTGTCATGGCCAAGGTCTTCTCCCAGGACCTAGGCTTCAATCCAGCAAGTGATACCTTGACAACGCCATCCGGGGAGAAGTTTCAGTTCAATCCCCCAACCGGAGAGACTCTCCCAAGTGAAGGGTATCTTGACTCAGACAGAGCATATGTTCCACCTCCATCCGGCGATCGTTCCGAGCTAGAGGTCGATATCcactccagctcccagcGTCTCCAGAAGCTAGCACCCTTTAGCTCTTGGTCAGGTGCAGACTTCAATGATTGCCTGATACTTATCAAGACAAAGGGTAAATGTACAACAGATCACATCACTCCCGCAGGCCCGTGGTTCCGATTCCGCGGGCACCTGGAGAATATCTCTAACAACACACTCATCGGCGCTGTGAATGCAGAAACGGAGAATGTAAACAAAGTCCACAACCAAATCACAAATACTGACGGGGATGTTCCGGGTACAGCAAGGCATTATCAATCCCAAGGTCGGCAGTGGGTGGTGGTAGCAGACCACAACTATGGGGAAGGGTCATCTCGTGAACATGCAGCGCTTCAACCACGATATCTAGGAGGTGTTGCCATCATAGCGAAGAGCTTTGCACGAATCCATGAGGCGAACCTCAAGAAGCAGGGGATGTTGGCTGGTACTTTCACTGATGAGGCGGATTATGATCGCATTCGGGCTTCGGATTTGATCAGCATCGTTAACCTGGGAGGTTTCGCACCGGGGAGGCCATTAACCATGAAGGTTGCCCCTACCGATGGACGAGAGGCTTGGGAAGCATCATTGAAGCATACATTTACCCAGGAGCAGATCGAGTATTTCAAAGCCGGGAGTGCGCTGAacttgatggcgaggagggcatAA
- the SYM1_1 gene encoding Mpv17/PMP22 family protein (COG:S;~EggNog:ENOG410PNK9;~InterPro:IPR007248;~PFAM:PF04117;~go_component: GO:0016021 - integral component of membrane [Evidence IEA]) — protein sequence MLQWYQRCLRSSPLLTQSVTTSVLFAAGDISAQQLIEKRKPEAHEWARTCRMACYGGLVFGPAASTWYRLIASQINFRDMRKTLLARVACDQLVFAPVATGVFLSSMALLEGADPRQKLDESYSTALGTNYLVWPMAQFVNFKFVPVQHQLLFVNVVSLGWNCFLSCLNSGSKEAIQHSQVL from the exons ATGCTTCAATG GTACCAGCGCTGTCTTCGTTCCTCGCCCCTTCTCACGCAAAGCGTCACGACCAGCGTACTCTTCGCTGCCGGCGATATCTCAGCACAGCAACTCATTGAAAAGAGGAAACCTGAAGCGCATGAATGGGCGCGAACCTGCCGCATGGCATGCTATGGAGGCC TCGTATTCGGGCCCGCAGCGTCAACTTGGTATAGACTCATTGCTAGCCAGATCAACTTTCGAGATATGAGAAAGACTCTTCTGGCCAGAGTGGCTTGCGATCAACTGGTCTTCGCACCAGTCGCTACCGGCGTCTTCCTGTCGAGCATGGCGCTGCTCGAGGGTGCAGATCCAAGACAAAAGCTTGACGAGAGCTATTCCACAGCACTGGGAACTAATTACCTGGTTTGGCCCATGGCACAGTTTGTCAATTTTAAATTTGTTCCCGTGCAGCACCAACTCTTATTCGTGAATGTTGTCAGTCTCGGCTGGAACTGCTTCTTAAGCTGCTTGAATAGTGGCAGCAAAGAGGCGATTCAGCACTCGCAGGTTTTGTAA
- a CDS encoding uncharacterized protein (COG:I;~EggNog:ENOG410PHQT;~InterPro:IPR036412,IPR006357,IPR006353,IPR023214;~PFAM:PF13242,PF13344) produces the protein MQTTWRISLCRTVRPLRTTTGAAFTLPLNTRIQSPVSQLRYNSSHQASHKGALQGFPSFAFAFDIDGVLLRESEPIPGAKEALRGLQERRIPFMLLTNGGGKHEGERVKDLSRKLEIDLPVNSLVQSHTPFRELVNGPDGLGDKTVLVTGSNAAIKCREIAHDYGFTNVVTPADILKSYPTFWPFDPLLDTAYNATAKPLPEMPPKIDAIFVYNDPRDWAFDIQVIVDLLLSDGGVLGTYSAQNGDKSLPNDGWQSGKQPQLFFSNPDLFWSTAYHHPRLGQGALQAALVGIWREITGGKELKRRTMGKPSRQAYEYAERVLNAHWGSMLGTGGGKTAPLRRVYMVGDNPETDIKGANDFKSPIGTEWTSILVRTGVWMEERGSPAHPPKGIADDVGSAVEWALRQEGYS, from the exons ATGCAGACTACATGGCGGATTTCGCTCTGTCGCACTGTTCGCCCATTACGGACGACCACGGGAGCGGCTTTCACTCTGCCCTTAAACACGCGAATCCAGAGTCCGGTATCTCAGCTTCGGTATAATAGCAGCCACCAGGCGAGTCATAAAGGAGCATTACAAGGATTCCCATCTTTCGCATTTGCATTCGA CATTGACGGGGTCCTACTTCGAGAATCAGAGCCGATCCCAGGAGCCAAAGAAGCTCTCAGAGGGCTACAGGAGCGGCGAATCCCGTTCATGCTGCTCACCAACGGCGGCGGAAAGCACGAGGGGGAACGAGTCAAGGACCTCAGTCGGAAGCTCGAAATCGACCTCCCGGTAAACAGCCTCGTCCAGTCACACACTCCATTCCGCGAGCTGGTGAACGGACCCGATGGGCTAGGAGACAAGACCGTGCTCGTGACGGGCTCGAATGCAGCCATCAAGTGTCGGGAGATTGCACATGACTATGGCTTCACGAATGTAGTTACCCCGGCGGATATCCTCAAGTCGTACCCGACATTCTGGCCATTCGATCCGCTGCTGGATACCGCGTACAATGCCACTGCGAAACCTCTACCGGAGATGCCCCCCAAGATCGACGCGATATTTGTCTACAATGACCCGCGCGACTGGGCATTCGACATCCAGGTCATCGTCGACCTGCTCCTCTCGGATGGCGGTGTGCTGGGGACTTACTCTGCACAAAACGGGGACAAGTCGCTTCCAAATGATGGCTGGCAGTCGGGCAAGCAGCCACAGCTGTTTTTCTCGAACCCGGATCTGTTCTGGAGCACGGCGTATCACCACCCGAGACTCGGTCAGGGGGCGCTCCAGGCTGCGCTGGTGGGTATATGGAGAGAGATTACGGGGGGGAAGGAACTGAAGCGTAGGACTATGGGGAAGCCGTCCAGACAGGCGTATGAGTATGCGGAGCGTGTGCTCAATGCGCATTGGGGGAGTATGCTTGGAACAGGCGGGGGCAAAACAGCGCCGTTACGCAGGGTATACATGGTGGGAGATAACCCAGAAACCGACATCAAGGGTGCAAATGACTTCAAGAGCCCTATCGGGACGGAGTGGACGTCGATTCTGGTTCGGACTGGggtgtggatggaggagcgaGGAAGCCCGGCGCACCCCCCGAAAGGTATAGCGGACGACGTGGGCTCTGCAGTCGAATGGGCTCTACGACAGGAAGGTTACAGTTAG
- a CDS encoding NupC/NupG family nucleoside CNT transporter (COG:F,P;~EggNog:ENOG410PFWI;~InterPro:IPR011657,IPR008276,IPR002668;~PFAM:PF07662,PF01773;~TransMembrane:8 (i23-42o54-71i78-98o136-158i170-195o215-237i301-323o335-354i);~go_component: GO:0016020 - membrane [Evidence IEA];~go_function: GO:0005337 - nucleoside transmembrane transporter activity [Evidence IEA];~go_process: GO:1901642 - nucleoside transmembrane transport [Evidence IEA]), which produces MEPARFVWKNSLYRLYEIIPSRLHQPLAALVTVATILVGSLVPGESGDNTRANRGVSIFGLLVLIGGLYASSRDRKKIRWHTVIGGMLAQFIIAVFVLKTTAGYDIFSFISNLAEIFLGFSNDGLTFLTDDKVQDVGWFMTGTMPPIIFFVSVVSLLYHWGILQWVVRHVAVFFFWMLRVSGAEAVVAAATPFVGQGESAMLIKPFIPYLTLGEIHQVMTCGFATVSGSMLAAYINLGVNPQALVTSCVMSIPASIAVSKMRYPETEETLSSGSVNVPEDEHKAANAIQAFASGAWLGLKIAVSIVATILCVISLIALINGFLTWWGRYWGIVDPYLTLDLILGYLLYPVAWLLGVPKQDLRPFGQVVGLKIIANEFVAFQKLSEEPYKSMTSRGMLIATYACCVSG; this is translated from the coding sequence ATGGAGCCTGCCAGATTTGTCTGGAAGAACTCGCTATACAGATTGTATGAAATTATCCCGTCCAGACTCCATCAGCCCCTTGCTGCACTCGTCACTGTAGCCACGATCTTGGTTGGGTCGCTGGTTCCAGGGGAGTCCGGCGACAATACTCGAGCGAACCGGGGAGTGTCCATCTTCGGATTGCTCGTTCTGATCGGGGGACTTTACGCCTCATCTCGCGACCGGAAGAAGATACGCTGGCACACTGTGATCGGGGGGATGCTGGCCCAGTTCATCATCGCGGTTTTCGTTCTGAAGACCACTGCTGGATACGATATATTCTCCTTTATTTCGAACCTGGCCGAAATCTTCCTTGGTTTCTCCAATGATGGCTTGACATTCTTGACTGACGACAAAGTGCAGGATGTAGGCTGGTTCATGACGGGCACCATGCCGCCCATTATCTTCTTTGTGTCGGTCGTTTCTCTGCTCTACCACTGGGGAATTTTGCAGTGGGTAGTCCGCCACGTCGCCGTCTTCTTTTTCTGGATGCTGCGGGTTTCCGGCGCTGAGGCGGTCGTTGCAGCGGCCACGCCGTTTGTCGGCCAGGGCGAGTCGGCGATGCTGATCAAGCCGTTTATACCGTACCTCACGCTGGGAGAGATCCATCAGGTTATGACCTGTGGCTTTGCGACAGTCTCCGGCTCCATGCTCGCTGCATACATAAATCTAGGCGTCAACCCCCAGGCCCTGGTCACTTCCTGCGTGATGTCGATTCCCGCCTCCATTGCAGTCTCTAAGATGCGGTATCCCGAGACGGAGGAGACGTTAAGCTCAGGCAGCGTCAACGTGCCTGAGGATGAGCATAAAGCTGCGAATGCTATTCAAGCCTTTGCCAGCGGGGCCTGGCTGGGCCTCAAGATTGCCGTCTCGATCGTGGCGACTATCCTCTGCGTCATATCTCTGATCGCCCTGATCAACGGGTTCCTTACCTGGTGGGGGAGGTATTGGGGTATCGTGGACCCCTACCTTACGCTCGACCTGATCCTGGGATATCTGCTCTATCCTGTGGCTTGGCTTCTGGGCGTTCCAAAGCAGGACCTTCGTCCTTTCGGCCAGGTAGTTGGCCTGAAAATCATTGCCAATGAGTTCGTCGCATTCCAGAAACTGTCGGAGGAACCGTACAAGAGCATGACTTCTCGAGGCATGCTGATTGCGACATATGCATGCTGTGTGAGTGGATAG
- a CDS encoding DUF453 domain protein (COG:S;~EggNog:ENOG410PF8G;~InterPro:IPR007400;~PFAM:PF04303) encodes MLRRAVPRSLQDPKVWRRCVSSTSGSQNSLAAAYYRGGTSRAVFFNQQDLPQNRAQWDPIFRGVIGSPDPYGRQLDGLGGGISSLSKVCVVGASTHPDADVDYTFAALGVKNTDVDYSSNCGNMVSAVGPYAVDAGLFEAGKDANSALVRIHNTNTGKIINATFPVVNGEAAAGGDLAIDGVAGSGAAIQLDFVNPAGSKTGKLLPTGIVKDTFDGVEATCIDVANPCVFVKAEDLGVPGTLTPDEITNTPGLLRRLDSIRRQAGARMGLATTPEGVPGSVPKIGMVSTPKNDSKDGSQSEVDLVVRALSVGQPHKAVPITVALALATAARLPGSTVADVTNSQAVDSAGITIGHASGSILVGATFGADGGLDYATVFRTARRLFEGRIFWK; translated from the coding sequence ATGCTTCGACGCGCAGTCCCGAGATCATTACAGGATCCTAAAGTCTGGAGGCGCTGTGTGTCGAGCACAAGCGGCAGCCAGAACTCGCTCGCAGCGGCATATTACCGCGGGGGCACATCCCGCGCAGTGTTCTTTAATCAACAAGATCTCCCGCAGAACCGCGCGCAATGGGATCCCATTTTCCGGGGCGTAATCGGCAGCCCTGATCCATATGGTCGCCAGCTAGACGGGCTGGGCGGTGGAATCTCCAGTCTATCCAAAGTCTGCGTCGTCGGTGCGTCAACACATCCCGACGCAGACGTGGACTACACATTCGCTGCGCTGGGCGTCAAGAACACAGACGTTGACTACTCCAGTAACTGCGGTAACATGGTCAGCGCAGTTGGTCCCTACGCGGTTGACGCAGGGCTCTTCGAAGCAGGAAAAGATGCCAACTCTGCCCTCGTGCGCATCCACAATACCAACACCGGCAAAATAATCAACGCGACGTTTCCTGTTGTTAACGGCGAGGCTGCAGCAGGTGGTGACCTGGCGATTGACGGTGTCGCTGGGAGCGGCGCGGCTATTCAACTGGACTTCGTGAACCCGGCGGGTTCGAAGACGGGGAAGCTTCTCCCTACGGGTATTGTGAAGGATACGTTCGACGGCGTCGAGGCAACCTGTATCGATGTTGCGAATCCCTGTGTTTTCGTGAAGGCTGAGGATCTCGGTGTACCCGGTACATTAACACCGGATGAGATCACGAATACACCTGGTCTTCTCAGGCGTCTTGATTCGATTCGACGGCAGGCAGGCGCACGCATGGGCCTGGCGACTACACCAGAGGGTGTCCCGGGAAGTGTTCCGAAGATCGGAATGGTTTCGACACCGAAGAACGACAGTAAAGATGGGTCCCAATCCGAGGTGGATCTGGTGGTTCGGGCCCTCTCGGTGGGCCAGCCGCACAAGGCGGTTCCGATTACTGTCGCCTTGGCCCTGGCTACAGCGGCGCGTTTGCCGGGGAGTACGGTGGCGGATGTTACGAACTCGCAGGCTGTTGACTCAGCGGGGATTACTATCGGGCACGCGAGTGGAAGTATTCTTGTTGGGGCTACGTTTGGGGCGGACGGGGGCTTGGATTATGCGACTGTCTTTCGCACAGCGAGGCGGTTGTTTGAGGGGAGGATATTCTGGAAATAA
- the URH1_1 gene encoding nucleoside hydrolase (BUSCO:EOG09262WQX;~COG:F;~EggNog:ENOG410PJG7;~InterPro:IPR023186,IPR036452,IPR001910;~PFAM:PF01156) translates to MASSHVPVWLDCDPGHDDAFAILLAAYHPNIKLLGITSVFGNASIENTTHNAAALLTAMGKHNDIPLYIGERKPLDRPALHAPTEIHGASGLDGTDLLPTPLCAPSSEPGVDAMAAALKAQPPGTAWVVATGALTNVGALFRKYPDLVAHVKGLSLMGGAIGAGFSDAPLGKSNVQQQDCAGNWTRWAEFNILVDPEAAADIFHNKEIAKKTIIAPLDLTHQVRATSEVKDLLLFDKGGANGQAGMSTLRRMLVELLYFFSKTYADVFGITDGPPLHDPIAVAAVLADIPGGIPFFQWDATRSQGPQHRERFEVTVITHGRFEEAEQKQTGRTIAKKCPIGEEGVTIPRGLDVPKFWTAIEDCLERADEANKAFESRERARF, encoded by the exons ATGGCTTCTTCCCATGTCCCCGTATGGCTCGACTGCGATCCTGGCCATGAT GACGCCTTTGCAATCCTCCTTGCAGCCTACCATCCCAATATCAAGCTCCTGGGAATAACCAGCGTCTTCGGGAATGCCTCCATCGA AAACACCACCCATAACGCAGCAGCCCTCCTTACAGCGATGGGAAAGCACAACGACATCCCTCTGTACATTGGAGAGCGGAAACCCCTCGATCGGCCAGCGCTGCACGCTCCCACCGAGATCCACGGCGCCAGCGGCCTAGATGGTACAGACCTTCTTCCAACCCCATTATGCGCACCCTCCTCCGAGCCCGGTGTAGACGCCATGGCGGCGGCTCTTAAAGCACAGCCCCCAGGGACCGCCTGGGTCGTTGCCACAGGCGCCTTGACCAACGTCGGGGCTCTGTTCAGGAAATACCCGGACCTCGTGGCACACGTCAAGGGCTTGAGTCTTATGGGCGGAGCAATCGGGGCCGGGTTCTCAGATGCACCTCTTGGGAAATCTAAcgtgcagcagcaggactgTGCCGGGAACTGGACGCGGTGGGCTGAGTTTAATATTCTGGTTGATCCTGAAGCCGCGGCGGATATATTCCATAACAAGGAGATCGCTAAGAAGACCATCATTGCGCCGCTGGATCTGACGCATCAAGTCCGAGCCACGTCGGAAGTCAAGGATCTGTTGCTTTTTGATAAAGGTGGTGCAAATGGTCAGGCTGGGATGTCGACATTGAGGAGGATGCTCGTTGAGTTGCTCTATTTCTTCTCGAAAACTTATGC GGATGTCTTTGGCATTACCGACGGCCCGCCGCTGCATGATCCTATAGCTGTGGCTGCTGTCCTGGCTGATATTCCGGGGGGTATTCCGTTCTTCCAGTGGGATGCTACGAGGAGCCAGGGTCCACAACATCGCGAGCGATTTGAAGTCACTGTCATCACACATGGTCGCTTTGAGGAAGCTGAGCAGAAACAGACGGGAAGGACCATTGCCAAAAAGTGTCCCATTGGCGAAGAGGGCGTGACGATTCCAAGAGGGTTGGATGTGCCTAAGTTCTGGACTGCAATCGAGGACTGTCTTGAAAGAGCCGATGAAGCGAACAAAGCCTTCGAGAGCCGAGAGCGAGCAAGATTCTGA